One Chryseobacterium wanjuense genomic region harbors:
- a CDS encoding response regulator transcription factor, translated as MVNKILIADDHHVVRVGTSIIVKETFPEVSIDFATTYDEVKEKLEAENYDLIILDIDMPGTIYKSMVKEIKMLREEILILIFSFYEEDIALQYYKEGVHGFLSKLCDPNDIVSAISSICEKGHYYSSYIINQMIENKNSPVETLSQRELEIFKLLAQGNGNLEIANLLNIEESTIATHKRKLYKKLKISNLVELIRIYNTLH; from the coding sequence ATGGTAAATAAAATTCTAATAGCTGATGATCATCACGTTGTACGTGTAGGAACATCAATCATTGTAAAGGAAACATTTCCGGAAGTATCCATTGATTTTGCTACGACTTATGATGAAGTCAAAGAGAAGCTGGAAGCTGAGAATTATGATCTTATCATTCTTGATATCGATATGCCTGGCACCATCTATAAATCAATGGTGAAAGAAATTAAAATGTTAAGAGAAGAAATCCTAATCTTAATATTTTCGTTTTATGAAGAAGATATCGCTTTGCAATATTATAAAGAAGGAGTACACGGTTTTCTGAGCAAACTTTGTGACCCGAATGACATTGTCTCAGCCATTAGCTCAATTTGTGAGAAAGGGCATTATTATTCCTCATATATTATTAACCAAATGATTGAGAATAAGAATTCACCCGTAGAGACATTATCACAAAGGGAGCTTGAAATATTCAAACTTTTGGCCCAGGGAAACGGAAATCTTGAAATTGCGAACCTTTTAAATATTGAAGAATCGACTATTGCCACACATAAAAGAAAATTATATAAGAAACTCAAAATTTCCAATCTGGTAGAGCTGATAAGAATTTATAATACACTTCATTAG